From one Lotus japonicus ecotype B-129 chromosome 3, LjGifu_v1.2 genomic stretch:
- the LOC130748798 gene encoding protein IQ-domain 26-like, which produces MGKATRWLKGLLGMKKEKEHCDKPGSLALEKKRSRKDEVRHSNVVAYDNAWLRTYEKEVEKNKQATLVKSFSHGRCTLSSGSRERWWAALKIQSFFRGYLARKALRALKGLVKLQALVRGYLVRKRVAETLHSMQALIRAQSVVRSQRARRSMNKENMFQPQIPARKCLARFDETRNELHGRRVAHRPKIVLVDTPHNHRSSSRSRCIATTMSECGEDLHSQTISSSSLPVPGRISVNGCQHLQDFEWCFNVGEHKFSTAQNTPRLANCVMLYNAPASPMKSVCGDCSNFPSYMANTQSSKAKLRSHSAPKQRPDPKKRLPFNEIMATRNSTSDVRMQWSSSSNPQAKECYCFNKVI; this is translated from the exons ATGGGCAAAGCTACAAGGTGGTTAAAGGGGTTGTTGgggatgaagaaggagaaggagcacTGTGACAAGCCTGGATCATTGGCTTTGGAGAAGAAACGGTCAAGGAAGGATGAGGTGAGACACAGCAATGTTGTGGCATATGATAATGCTTGGCTCAGAACCTATGAGAAAGAGGTTGAAAAGAACAAACAAGCCACTCTTGTGAAGTCATTTAGCCATGGCAGATGCACATTGTCTAGTGGAAGCAGGGAGAGATGGTGGGCTGCTTTGAAgatccaatctttcttcagaggTTATTTG GCACGAAAGGCTCTTCGAGCACTCAAAGGATTGGTCAAGTTACAAGCTCTTGTAAGAGGGTATCTAGTTAGAAAAAGAGTTGCTGAAACTCTTCACAGCATGCAAGCTCTGATAAGAGCTCAATCTGTTGTTCGATCACAGAGAGCTCGCCGTTCCATGAACAAGGAGAACATGTTTCAACCACAAATTCCTGCAAGAAAATGTTTG GCACGCTTTGATGAAACAAGAAATGAGTTACATGGTAGAAGGGTTGCTCATAGGCCCAAAATTGTTCTGGTGGACACTCCGCACAATCACAGGTCTTCTTCAAGATCTAGGTGCATTGCCACTACAATGTCTGAATGTGGAGAAGACTTGCATTCTCAAACAATATCATCATCCTCTCTTCCTGTTCCGGGTCGAATCTCAGTTAATGGATGCCAACATCTTCAAGATTTTGAGTGGTGCTTCAATGTCGGTGAACATAAATTCTCCACTGCTCAGAACACACCTCGTTTAGCAAATTGTGTGATGCTATATAATGCCCCAGCTTCTCCTATGAAGAGTGTTTGTGGAGATTGCTCCAATTTCCCAAGCTACATGGCCAATACTCAATCATCTAAGGCAAAACTAAGGTCTCATAGTGCTCCAAAGCAAAGGCCTGACCCCAAGAAAAGGCTTCCATTCAATGAAATTATGGCCACAAGGAATAGCACAAGTGATGTTAGAATGCAGTGGTCATCATCATCCAATCCACAAGCAAAAGAATGTTATTGTTTTAACAAGGTTATTTAA